The following coding sequences are from one Rutidosis leptorrhynchoides isolate AG116_Rl617_1_P2 chromosome 11, CSIRO_AGI_Rlap_v1, whole genome shotgun sequence window:
- the LOC139877109 gene encoding glutaredoxin-C13-like, translating to MEKIQALTSENGVVIFTKSTCCLCYAVTILFQELRVNPVVYEIDQDPEGREIEKALPKQGCSSPPVPAVFIGGKLVGSTNEVMSLHLSGSLIPLLKPYQSLS from the coding sequence ATGGAGAAGATACAAGCATTGACATCTGAAAATGGAGTTGTGATTTTTACCAAGAGCACTTGTTGTTTGTGTTACGCTGTCACCATTCTATTCCAAGAACTTAGGGTCAACCCTGTAGTTTATGAAATTGACCAAGATCCGGAAGGACGGGAAATCGAAAAGGCTCTTCCTAAACAAGGGTGTAGTTCACCACCTGTACCGGCTGTATTCATTGGTGGCAAGCTTGTGGGGTCCACCAACGAGGTGATGTCACTCCACCTAAGCGGCTCCCTCATTCCACTTCTAAAACCGTATCAGTCACTGTCTTAA